One genomic region from Doryrhamphus excisus isolate RoL2022-K1 chromosome 14, RoL_Dexc_1.0, whole genome shotgun sequence encodes:
- the LOC131102345 gene encoding engulfment and cell motility protein 1 isoform X3 has product MQVVREQIMRALTLKPNSLDHFKSRLQNLSYTEILKIRQSERMNQEDFQSRPILELREKIQPEIMELIKQQRLNRLCEGTCFRKISSRRRQDKFWYCRLSPNHKVLHYGDLEESPQGEVPHDSLQDKLPVADIKAVITGKDCPHMKEKGALKQNKEVLELAFSILYESDEYLNFIAPDKHEYCVWTDGLNALLGKEMTSNDTKSDMDTLLSMEMKLRLLDLENIQIPEAPPPIPKEPSNYDFVYDCN; this is encoded by the exons ATGCAGGTGGTGAGGGAGCAGATCATGCGAGCGCTCACTCTCAAGCCTAATTCCCTGGACCATTTCAAGAGTCGCCTGCAGAACCTGAGCTACACCGAGATCCTCAAGATACGCCAGTCGGAGAGAATGAATCAGGAGGACTTCCAGTCCCGCCCCATCCT GGAGCTGAGGGAGAAGATCCAGCCAGAGATCATGGAGTTGATCAAACAACAGAGGCTCAACAGATTATGTGAAGGAACCTGCTTCCGCAAGATCAGCAGTCGCAGGAGGCAAG ACAAGTTCTGGTACTGCCGGCTGTCTCCCAACCACAAAGTCCTGCACTACGGAGACCTGGAGGAGAGCCCCCAGGGGGAGGTGCCCCACGACTCCCTGCAGGACAAAC TGCCGGTGGCGGACATCAAGGCTGTCATCACGGGCAAAGACTGTCCTCACATGAAGGAGAAGGGCGCCCTCAAGCAGAACAAG gaggtgctggagctggCCTTCTCCATCCTCTACGAGTCGGatgaatatttaaactttatcgCTCCGGACAAGCATGAG TACTGCGTGTGGACGGACGGTCTGAACGCCCTGCTGGGCAAGGAGATGACCAGCAACGACACCAAATCCGACATGGACACACTGCTCTCCATGGAGATGAAGCTCCGCCTCTTGGACCTGGAGAACATCCAGATCCCGGAGGCCCCGCCCCCCATTCCCAAAGAGCCTAGTAACTATGACTTTGTTTACGATTGTAACtag